The following are encoded in a window of Impatiens glandulifera chromosome 5, dImpGla2.1, whole genome shotgun sequence genomic DNA:
- the LOC124938221 gene encoding pyridoxal phosphate homeostasis protein-like, which produces MAASSIEGVGATALRSVLHRIQLAADRSGRSSDRIRVVAVSKIKPVSIIREVYDAGHRHFGENYVQEIIEKAPQLPEDIEWHFIGNLQSNKVKPLLTGVPNLAMVETVDDTKIANLLNRVVENIGRKPLKVLVQVNTSGEESKYGVSPSECLELVKHVTLSCPNLEFSGLMTIGMPDYTSTPLNFSTLANCRSQVCEELGIAEEKCELSMGMSGDFELAVEMGSTNVRIGSTIFGAREYPKKQ; this is translated from the coding sequence ATGGCCGCTTCCTCCATAGAAGGTGTCGGAGCAACGGCTCTAAGGTCAGTCCTCCACCGCATCCAGCTAGCCGCCGACAGATCCGGCAGGTCTTCTGACCGAATTAGAGTAGTTGCCGTCAGCAAAATCAAGCCCGTTTCCATCATCCGTGAAGTCTATGACGCCGGCCACCGTCACTTTGGTGAGAATTACGTTCAAGAGATCATCGAGAAAGCACCTCAGCTTCCAGAAGACATTGAATGGCATTTTATTGGTAATCTGCAAAGCAACAAAGTAAAACCTCTTCTAACTGGTGTGCCAAACCTTGCTATGGTGGAAACTGTTGACGATACGAAGATTGCTAACCTTTTGAATCGTGTTGTGGAGAATATTGGGAGAAAGCCTTTGAAAGTGTTGGTTCAAGTGAATACTAGTGGAGAAGAATCAAAATATGGTGTGAGTCCATCTGAATGTTTGGAACTTGTAAAGCATGTAACTTTGTCCTGCCCTAACCTTGAGTTTTCTGGGTTAATGACCATTGGGATGCCTGATTATACTTCAACCCCTTTGAATTTCAGTACACTGGCAAATTGTAGAAGTCAAGTCTGTGAGGAACTTGGAATTGCAGAAGAAAAATGTGAACTATCAATGGGAATGTCTGGTGATTTTGAATTGGCTGTTGAAATGGGTAGCACCAATGTAAGAATTGGATCAACCATATTTGGTGCCAGGGAGTATCCCAAGAAACAGTGA
- the LOC124938387 gene encoding cytochrome P450 81C13-like: MEDLYYFFFFLTLTLIIIIKFILRHRRRRNLPPSPPSLPIIGHIHLINKTPQHKSLSTLSSKYGPILFLKFGSRPILLISSPSAAEECFTKNDIIFANRPQTMAGDHLTYNYTTFVFAPYGDLWRCLRRVSVIELFSSRSLQKYSFIRDEESNMLVHHLIKRFSNGENKIRLNYWLPVLTFNMMMRLVCGERCVEYEMAELEVGKRIVDDIMDRFAPGTPLSVCDYFPILKWIGYKGMKKKVMIHHKKRDEFLIGMLDKFRKQGKLNSISFIQSLINLQQSDPHFYSEDVIKSLISIMFIAGTGTSMITMESVMSLLLTHPNTLHKLRCEIDDKIGHKNLIIESDIVKLPYLRCIINETLRLRPTTPLLLPHYSSEDCVVGGYDIPKGTTLIVNAWAIQRDPMFWDDPEEFKPERFESVMAGGHDSFKFIPFGMGRRECPGNNMGLRMVSLAIATLVQCFEWEVVGEVVDLQDVLYSPRKFLTDDLF, from the exons ATGGAAGATCTAtactacttcttcttcttcctaaccctaaccctcatcatcatcataaaaTTCATCCTCCGCCATCGCCGTCGCCGGAATCTACCTCCAAGTCCACCGAGCCTACCAATAATCGGTCACATCCACTTAATCAATAAAACCCCTCAACACAAATCTCTCTCAACCCTCTCATCAAAATACGGTCCAATCCTCTTCCTCAAATTCGGTTCTCGCCCAATTCTCCTAATCTCCTCCCCATCCGCCGCCGAAGAATGTTTCACAAAAAACGACATCATTTTCGCCAATCGCCCACAAACCATGGCCGGCGACCACCTCACATACAACTACACAACCTTCGTCTTCGCTCCGTACGGCGATCTCTGGCGCTGTCTCCGGCGAGTATCCGTTATCGAACTTTTCTCTTCTAGAAGTCTCCAGAAGTATTCATTTATTCGCGATGAAGAATCAAACATGCTTGTTCATCACCTGATAAAGAGAttttcaaatggagaaaacaaGATCCGGTTGAATTATTGGTTACCCGTTTTGACTTTTAACATGATGATGAGATTGGTTTGCGGCGAACGCTGCGTTGAGTATGAGATGGCGGAATTGGAGGTGGGTAAGAGAATTGTTGATGATATTATGGATCGGTTTGCTCCGGGAACGCCTTTGAGCGTTTGCGATTATTTTCCGATCTTGAAATGGATTGGTTATAAAGGGATGAAGAAGAAGGTTATGATTCATCATAAGAAGAGAGATGAGTTCTTGATTGGGATGTTGGATAAATTTCGAAAACAGGGGAAATTGAATTCAATCAGTTTCATACAAAGTCTCATAAATCTTCAACAATCTGATCCTCACTTTTATTCAGAAGATGTTATCAAAAGCTTAATCTCG ATAATGTTTATTGCGGGAACAGGAACATCCATGATTACCATGGAATCAGTTATGTCGCTTCTTCTAACTCATCCAAACACTCTTCATAAGCTAAGATGTGAAATCGACGACAAAATTGGGCACAAGAACTTGATTATTGAATCGGATATTGTCAAATTGCCCTACCTCCGTTGCATAATTAATGAGACACTTAGACTCCGACCAACTACACCACTTCTACTTCCACATTATTCATCCGAAGATTGTGTAGTAGGAGGATATGACATCCCAAAGGGAACAACACTTATTGTTAATGCTTGGGCAATTCAAAGGGATCCGATGTTTTGGGATGATCCTGAAGAATTTAAGCCTGAAAGGTTCGAATCGGTTATGGCGGGTGGTCACGATAGTTTCAAGTTCATCCCTTTTGGGATGGGAAGGAGGGAATGTCCCGGAAATAACATGGGTTTAAGGATGGTGTCTTTGGCTATCGCGACACTTGTACAATGTTTCGAGTGGGAAGTAGTTGGAGAAGTTGTTGATCTTCAAGATGTATTGTATAGCCCTAGAAAATTCTTGACTGACGATCTCTTCTAA
- the LOC124938984 gene encoding pumilio homolog 12-like, with protein MEDVNGNQHIRRLPIGYPSESLQSLYLPLPEINHSGRYPRGVISPSTIDPQSLVSSFSGLNLSSSNHHQRQPHVIPGWKGSNFGGTAVVGSSTVAEEVRGVPPFPTMERSAGHYSNSMRGFGGTHMNQPFIGADNYQVYQGDRNSWVTSQFQNAGNGVNPQYEFGQNDVLSPFFVPKKQWGNQFKPCSSTVPCPSRITCLSDFDGSDVGLVFNGMQRVVRPNPSYGQQLNLSLMDLRGKILSIAKDQSLSRILQDKLESPTQEEIEMVISEVIDHMTDLMTDQYGNYIFQKLVKVCNVNDRTRIIGTLSRPRFQLVLICRNLLGSRSAQKLLEFISTPEQISMIMSALVPGVLELATDQHGYHVLQQCLKSFSDNDNQVNLCFLLLYDLIIKIGLLNLFNDYSVIHSTSNQLQSNGTKIVESQVSCTLLVMAIAERCFQIATNRCGCVVLHTCVDECSGELKYLIISEIIANASHLSEDPFGNYVVQRLLDLKIPKVTGDILRQLAGNFFFFSRNKFASNVVEKCLVEAEPAQSEQIIMELIRNPNISMLLVDPYGNFVIQSAFSVSQGRVRTNMIDMFQANAPILRSNLYGKNILQMLEKKKVRGLSQSSFSSFY; from the exons ATGGAGGATGTCAATGGAAATCAGCATATTCGTCGTCTTCCAATCGGGTACCCTTCTGAGAGTCTTCAATCACTGTATCTTCCTTTGCCTGAGATTAATCATAGTGGTCGATATCCACGAGGTGTTATTTCCCCATCTACTATTGACCCACAATCTCTTGTTTCTTCGTTCTCTGGCCTTAATCTGAGTTCGTCGAATCATCATCAGCGCCAGCCGCATGTTATTCCGGGCTGGAAAGGTAGCAATTTCGGCGGCACTGCTGTTGTGGGTTCTTCTACTGTTGCAGAGGAGGTTCGTGGGGTTCCTCCTTTTCCAACTATGGAGAGATCAGCTGGACAttattccaattccatgagaggTTTTGGAGGGACCCACATGAATCAACCCTTCATTGGGGCAGATAATTATCAGGTTTATCAGGGGGATCGGAATTCTTGGGTGACGAGCCAGTTTCAGAATGCAGGAAACGGCGTGAATCCTCAGTATGAATTTGGGCAAAATGATGTCTTGTCTCCTTTCTTTGTTCCCAAGAAACAATGGGGAAATCAATTCAAACCATGTTCATCAACTGTGCCTTGTCCTAGCAGAATCACATGTTTGTCTGATTTTGATGGGTCAGATGTTGGGTTAGTGTTTAATGGAATGCAGAGAGTTGTAAGGCCTAATCCTTCTTATGGTCAGCAATTGAATTTGTCTTTAATGGATCTACGAGGGAAGATACTGTCTATTGCAAAAGATCAATCTCTTAGTAGAATACTGCAAGATAAGCTTGAGTCTCCTACTCAAGAAGAGATTGAGATGGTAATCTCAGAGGTTATTGATCATATGACTGATTTAATGACAGATCAATACGGGAATTATATCTTTCAGAAACTAGTCAAAGTATGCAATGTGAATGATAGAACCAGAATCATTGGCACATTGTCCAGGCCCAGATTTCAGCTTGTTCTAATCTGTAGAAACCTACTTGG GTCTAGGTCTGCTCAGAAATTGTTAGAGTTCATTAGTACTCCTGAACAGATTTCCATGATAATGTCTGCTTTGGTTCCTGGAGTTCTAGAATTGGCCACTGACCAACATGGTTACCATGTACTCCAACAATGCTTGAAAAGTTTCTCTGACAATGATAATCAGGTAAACTTGTGTTTTCTTCTATT AtatgatttgattattaaaatagGTTTGCTTAACTTGTTCAATGATTATAGTGTAATCCACTCAACTTCAAACCAACTGCAGTCAAATGGGACAAAAATCGTTGAATCTCAAGTTTCCTGCACT CTCCTTGTGATGGCAATTGCTGAAAGGTGCTTTCAAATTGCAACCAACAGATGTGGCTGTGTTGTTCTACATACATGTGTAGATGAATGTAGTGGAGAActcaaatatcttattatttccGAGATTATAGCGAATGCCTCACATCTTTCCGAGGATCCTTTTGG CAACTATGTGGTGCAACGTTTACTGGATCTTAAGATACCAAAAGTAACAGGCGATATTCTTAGGCAGCTGGCAGGaaacttctttttcttctctcgAAACAAGTTTGCAAGTAATGTTGTTGAGAAATGTTTGGTTGAAGCAGAACCAGCTCAATCAGAACAAATCATCATGGAGTTGATTAGAAATCCTAACATATCTATGCTTCTGGTTGATCCCTATGGAAATTTTGTTATTCAGTCTGCGTTTTCTGTGTCTCAG GGTCGTGTGAGGACTAATATGATTGATATGTTCCAAGCAAATGCTCCAATCTTGCGCAGCAATCTGTATGGGAAGAACATTCTTCAAATGTTGGAAAAGAAGAAAGTTCGAGGGTTATCACAATCATCATTCTCTAGTTTCTATTAG